AAAAAGTGAGAATTTCAAACTACATAAAAAGGGTGGATATTCACATGGTAGAATATGACGTGAACGAAGTGTGGGAAAAGATAAAGGAGGCTGTGAAAAAAGAAATAAATCCAAGTCCGACAGATATATCATATAACACATGGTTTGAATCGCTTGTACCTCTTTGTTTTGACGACAATGATACATTGATTTTAAAAGCATTTGCTGATTTTCACAGGGATATAGTAATAAACAGGTATTCACTTGTCATTTTAAATGCTATAAGGCAGCTATTTTCACCGCATCTCAGCATAAAAGTAATTCTTCCTGATGAGGTTGAAAAGTACAAAAGGTTTCTAAAACCAAAGCAAGACGAAAAACCAGAGATAGTAACACAGCTAAATCCCAAATATACTTTTGAAACCTTTGTTGTTGGGAACAACAACAGACTTGCACATGCCGCAGCACTGGCCGTGGCAGAAACACCACCGGGTGAGAGAACCTATAACCCACTTTTTATTTATGGCGGTGTCGGGCTTGGAAAGACTCATCTTATGCATGCAATAGGTCATCACGTTTTAAAGCTTTATCCTGGCACAAAGGTTATGTATGTTACATCAGAGATATTCACAAACGAGCTTATAGCCGCAATAAGAGATGAAAAGACAGACGAGTTTAGGCTCAAGTACAGAAACGTCGATGTTCTTTTAATTGACGACATTCAGTTTTTAGGCGGAAAGGAAAGAACACAAGAAGAGTTTTTCCACACCTTCAACACTTTGTATGAGGCAAACAAGAAGATAATACTTTCATCAGACAGGCCACCAAAAGAAATAAACACCTTAGAAGACAGGCTCCGCTCTCGTTTTGAATGGGGACTTATAACAGACATTCAGCCGCCAGACTTTGAGACGCGAATAGCAATTTTGAGCAAAAAATGCCAGCTTGAAGGAACACCTGTGCCACAGCATATTTTAGAGTTTATAGCATCAAAGATTGAAACAAACATAAGAGAACTCGAAGGTGCTCTCAATAAAATTCTTGCATATTCAAAGCTAATGGCTCCTGATAAAGAAATAACATTAGATCTTGCTGAAAAGGCTTTGAAAGAGTTTATCGACACAAACACAAAAAAAGAGCTCACAATAGAGGATATCCAGGCAGAAGTTGCAAGCTATTTTGGTATTCGGCTTGAAGATTTTAAATCATCAAGAAGGTCAAGAAACGTAGCATTCCCGCGACAGATAGCTATGTATTTAGCAAGGGAACTTACAAATGTATCGCTTCCTAAAATAGGCGAGGCGTTTGGCGGAAAGGACCACACTACAGTACTTCATGCCTGTGAAAAAATCAAGGAACTTATCAACACAGATTCAAACACAAAAAATACTGTTGAAACAATCAAAAAAAGACTTATCCACAGAGAATAATAACATGTGGATAACTTTGTGTGAATTTCAATTTTCACATGTGAATTTAGTTGAAAACTTTAAAATTTATCAACAGGAATATATACATCCAAAACCTCAAATTTCACAAGCTTTTGACACTGTTATTAACTTATCCACAGCTATTACTGTGAATACTACTGAGAGTTTTATTTGGTAGTATGTATCTGAAACTCCCACATGAAAAAAGGAGGGAAAAAAATGAGGTTTATTGTGGATAAAGAAGTTTTACAAGATAATATTTCCAAGGTAATACCTGCTGCAGCATCAACAAAGGTAACATCAATTTTAGAGTGTGTATTAATCGAAGCGGAAGATAGAATAATATTTACCACAAACGATATGAAAATGCAGATGCAAACAGAATTTGAAGCAGAGATTTTAGAAAGAGGATCAGCACTTTTAAAAGCAAAACTTCTTTCTGACATAGTCAAAAAACTGCCAAGCGGTGACGTGGAAGTTATAAGGGAAGAAAACGAGGTAAAAATCAGAAGCCAGAAGATAGAGTTTAGGCTTCCTACTCTTGAACCGCTTGATTTTCCAAAGATGGACAGAAAACCTTCTGAGAGTTTTTGCGAGTTTGTTGCAAGCGAGTTTGTTGATGCTGTTGACAAGGTAATATTCGCAACCTCAAAAGATGAGACAAGACCAACATTTACAGGCGTGCTCTTTGAAAAAGAAGATGATGATTTTGTCAATCTTGTTGGGATGGACGGGCACAGACTTGCAATATGCAAAATAAAACCAGTTGCGGTTGAAGGAAGTTTTTCGAAGATTGTGCCTGCTGAAAACTTGGATGATATCACAAAGATAGTGGACATTGAAGAGCCAGAAAAGGTAAGAGTATCATTTTTTGAAAACCAGGCAACATTTGAGATAGGTTCAACAACGGTGATACTTACACTTATTTCCGGAAAGTTTTTCGATTACAAAAGTGCAATCCCAACAGAGTATTCAACCAAAATTTCAATTTCATCTGATGTTTTAGAAAGCACACTTGAAAGAGCTTCAATAGTGTCAAAAGATGAAAAAACCAACATCCAAGCTGTCATATTTGAGACAAACGGTATGATGTTCACAGTAAAATCTGTGTCTGCTGATGGAAGGTATGAAGAAGATGTGCTTTGTTCAGTCGAAGGTAAAGACATCAGAGTTGGATTTAATGTCAAGTATTTCTTAGACGTTTTGAAAGAGCTTGATGGTGAAATAAACCTGTTTATAACATCGCAGACAAGCCCTTCAATTGTGCAAAAGCCAGACGACCCTAACTACATCTACCTTGTTCTTCCTATAAAGATGCCAGAGTAAAGCATTTTTTAGAGGTTGTAAGAGTATGAAGATAAAAAGCATTTACGTTGAAAATTTCAGGGGTTACAAACAAAGGTTTTTTGAGTTCAAAGATAAAATGAATTTAATTGTCGGTAATAATGCCTCAGGAAAGACTTCTCTTCTTGAGGCTCTATATTTTTGTATGTGTGGAAAATCTTTTAAAAGTCGAGATATAGATGCAATAAACTTTGATTCTTTCTATTTCAAGCTTGAGATGTTGGCCGAGGTTGGAGACACTGAATATAATGTTTTCTGTTATGTAGATAAAGCCTTAGATAAGAGAATAATGATAAATGATAAGAAAATAAAGAAATTGTCTGAGCTGATAAGTACATTTAAATTTGTCTTTTTTGAGCCAGATGCAACAGAACTTATAAAACATCAGCCAAAACTGAGGCGCAGATTTTTAGATATGGAAGTTACAAAGCTTTACCCTTACATGACAAAAGTTTATTCAGAGTACCACAGAGCACTTCTTTCACGAAACGCGTTTTTGAAAAGTTATGATAAAAAGGATATAATAGATGTGTACGATATGCAAATAAGTCAGCTTGGATTTTTAATTTTTCAAAAACGACAGGAGGTTATAAATAAACTATCCATTGAAGCGCAAAAGATATTTAGTTTAGTGTTTGAAAACAAATCAATGCTTGAACTTAAATATATGCCATCAATTGCTGCTTCAACCGAGAAAGAATATTACAAAGAGATAAAAAAGAATATTGAGAAAGATTTGAGTCTTGGATATACAACAAAAGGTGTTCACAGAGATGACTTTGAGATTTTGATAGATAAAAAACCGGCAATAAATTTTGCATCTGAAGGACAGATAAAACTTGCGGCAGTCTCAGTTGTGCTTGCAACTTCTCTTCTTTATTCGGAGCCTGTGCTAATTTTAGACGATGTGTTTTCTGAGCTTGATAGTTTTAAAAGAAAAAATCTTGTGAAATTTATAAGCCAATACCAGTCGTTTGTGACATCTGCAGAAGATTTAAGTGTTCTTGAAAGAGAAGAAATACTGGAGTTTGGCAGTGCAAACTTGATTTTTCTTGAAAGAAGTATGTAAAAAAATTTTTTTTTAAGGATGTGTAAAGAGGATGTTTGCTCACATTGGTGAGGATTATGTAATCAACAGCGCAGAACTTCTTGTGATACTGAGCTGGGATTCTTTTGTGCGTTCAGAGGATAATCTTAAAATATTAGAAAACCTGAAGGCTCAAGATAGGATTGTTGTTATAAATGATGATATAAAAAAGTCTATCATAATCCTTGAGGTTGATGGAAGAATGTACGGAATAATATCTCCTGTGTCGCCGGGGACAATCGCAAAAAGGCTTTTGAACTTCAACCTCTATTTTGAAAACTATTTAGACCAAGAATGATTTTAAAAATTATTAGTTTGGAAGGTGAGAACAAATTGGATATGATAAATACAAATTCTCAGCAATATTCAGCAAGCGAGATACAGGTTTTAGAGGGACTTGAGGCTGTAAGAAAACGTCCTGGAATGTATATAGGTTCAACTTCCCAGAGAGGTCTTCACCATTTGGTGTATGAGATTGTTGACAATGCAATTGACGAGGCAATGGCAGGGTTTTGTAAAAACATTGAAGTTGTGATTCACAAGGACAACTCTGTTACTGTAATTGACGATGGAAGAGGAATTCCGGTTGATATTCACCCAAAGCTTCAAAAAAGCGGTGTTGAGGTTGTATTTACTGTTCTTCACGCAGGTGGAAAGTTCAATGAAAGAGTTTACAAGGTATCCGGAGGTCTTCACGGTGTTGGCGCATCTGTTGTGAATGCTCTATCTCGGTACTTGGAAGTTGAAGTTTACAGAGACGGCAAGGTATACTATCAAAGGTATGAAAGAGGAAAACCAACCTGTGAGTTAAAAGTAATTGGTACTACCGACAGGACAGGTACAAAAGTTACATTTTTGCCTGACGATGAGATTTTTGAGACCATAGAGTTTGACGGCGATGTGATACTGCAGCGTCTTCGTGAACTTGCGTTTTTGAACAAGGGGATAAGGATAGTCTTTGTTGATGAGAGAGAAAAAAATGTAAAACCCGTTGAGCTAAAATACGATGGTGGTATTGCAGAGTTTGTAAAGTTTTTGAACAGAAACAAGGAAGTTTTGCACCAAGAGCCTATATACATTGAAGGCGAGAAAAACGACATCCTCATTGAGGTTGCAGTGCAGTACACAGAAGATTTTGGTGAGAACATCTATTCATTTGCGAACAACATAGCAACCATAGACGGTGGCACTCACCTTATAGGCTTTAAAACTGCTGTTACAAAAGCTGTAAATGAATATGCAAAAAAGTATAACTTCATAAAAGGTGATACACAACTTCTTGGTGAGGACATAAGAGACGGTATGACAGCAATTGTGTCTGTTAAGATTCACGAGCCGCAGTTTGAAGGACAGACAAAGACAAAGCTTGGGAATAGCGAAGCACGCTGGGCTGTTGAAAATCTTGTTTCTGAAAGATTGGCAGCTTTTTTAGAAGAAAACCCTGATGTGTCAAAAAAGATTATCGACAAGGCCATTTTGGCGGCAAAAGCTCGCGAAGAGGCAAAAAAGGCAAGAGAGCTTGTAATAAAGAGAAAGTCTGCCTTAGATAGTTCAAACTTGCCTGGTAAGCTTGCAGACTGTTCAGAAAAAGACCCTGCAAAGTGCGAAATATTCATAGTTGAGGGTGATTCTGCAGGCGGTTCTGCAAAACAAGGGCGTGACAGGCGCTATCAGGCAATCTTGCCTCTTTGGGGTAAGATGCTCAACGTCGAAAAGGCAAGCCAGGACAAGATTTATTCAAACGACAAGCTTCTTCCTTTAATTCAGGCACTTGGCGTTGGAATTGGAAATGACATAGATTTAAAGAAACTAAGATACCACAAAGTCATAATAATGGCAGATGCTGACGTTGACGGGTCTCACATAAGAACTCTTCTTCTTACATTCTTTTACAGATACATGAGACCTTTAATAGAAAACGGCCACATTTACATTGCACAGCCACCGCTTTACAAGATAACAAAAGGCAAGCAGGTAAGATATGCTTATAACGATAAAGAACTTCAAAAGATATTACAGGAGATGAAAGATGCTCAGGTTCAGCGTTTTAAAGGACTTGGTGAAATGAATGCACAAGAGCTTTGGGAGACCACCATGGACCCTGCACGAAGAATTCTTCTTAGAGTTGAGCTTGAAGATGCTGTGATGGCAGAGGAGATCTTCACAATTCTGATGGGCGACAAGGTAGAGCCAAGAAGGGAGTTTATTGAAAAGAATGCTAAGTATGTAAGGAATTTGGATATATAGAAAAGA
The sequence above is drawn from the Caldicellulosiruptor bescii DSM 6725 genome and encodes:
- the recF gene encoding DNA replication/repair protein RecF (All proteins in this family for which functions are known are DNA-binding proteins that assist the filamentation of RecA onto DNA for the initiation of recombination or recombinational repair.), whose translation is MKIKSIYVENFRGYKQRFFEFKDKMNLIVGNNASGKTSLLEALYFCMCGKSFKSRDIDAINFDSFYFKLEMLAEVGDTEYNVFCYVDKALDKRIMINDKKIKKLSELISTFKFVFFEPDATELIKHQPKLRRRFLDMEVTKLYPYMTKVYSEYHRALLSRNAFLKSYDKKDIIDVYDMQISQLGFLIFQKRQEVINKLSIEAQKIFSLVFENKSMLELKYMPSIAASTEKEYYKEIKKNIEKDLSLGYTTKGVHRDDFEILIDKKPAINFASEGQIKLAAVSVVLATSLLYSEPVLILDDVFSELDSFKRKNLVKFISQYQSFVTSAEDLSVLEREEILEFGSANLIFLERSM
- the dnaN gene encoding DNA polymerase III subunit beta; amino-acid sequence: MRFIVDKEVLQDNISKVIPAAASTKVTSILECVLIEAEDRIIFTTNDMKMQMQTEFEAEILERGSALLKAKLLSDIVKKLPSGDVEVIREENEVKIRSQKIEFRLPTLEPLDFPKMDRKPSESFCEFVASEFVDAVDKVIFATSKDETRPTFTGVLFEKEDDDFVNLVGMDGHRLAICKIKPVAVEGSFSKIVPAENLDDITKIVDIEEPEKVRVSFFENQATFEIGSTTVILTLISGKFFDYKSAIPTEYSTKISISSDVLESTLERASIVSKDEKTNIQAVIFETNGMMFTVKSVSADGRYEEDVLCSVEGKDIRVGFNVKYFLDVLKELDGEINLFITSQTSPSIVQKPDDPNYIYLVLPIKMPE
- the gyrB gene encoding DNA topoisomerase (ATP-hydrolyzing) subunit B, which translates into the protein MINTNSQQYSASEIQVLEGLEAVRKRPGMYIGSTSQRGLHHLVYEIVDNAIDEAMAGFCKNIEVVIHKDNSVTVIDDGRGIPVDIHPKLQKSGVEVVFTVLHAGGKFNERVYKVSGGLHGVGASVVNALSRYLEVEVYRDGKVYYQRYERGKPTCELKVIGTTDRTGTKVTFLPDDEIFETIEFDGDVILQRLRELAFLNKGIRIVFVDEREKNVKPVELKYDGGIAEFVKFLNRNKEVLHQEPIYIEGEKNDILIEVAVQYTEDFGENIYSFANNIATIDGGTHLIGFKTAVTKAVNEYAKKYNFIKGDTQLLGEDIRDGMTAIVSVKIHEPQFEGQTKTKLGNSEARWAVENLVSERLAAFLEENPDVSKKIIDKAILAAKAREEAKKARELVIKRKSALDSSNLPGKLADCSEKDPAKCEIFIVEGDSAGGSAKQGRDRRYQAILPLWGKMLNVEKASQDKIYSNDKLLPLIQALGVGIGNDIDLKKLRYHKVIIMADADVDGSHIRTLLLTFFYRYMRPLIENGHIYIAQPPLYKITKGKQVRYAYNDKELQKILQEMKDAQVQRFKGLGEMNAQELWETTMDPARRILLRVELEDAVMAEEIFTILMGDKVEPRREFIEKNAKYVRNLDI
- the dnaA gene encoding chromosomal replication initiator protein DnaA — protein: MVEYDVNEVWEKIKEAVKKEINPSPTDISYNTWFESLVPLCFDDNDTLILKAFADFHRDIVINRYSLVILNAIRQLFSPHLSIKVILPDEVEKYKRFLKPKQDEKPEIVTQLNPKYTFETFVVGNNNRLAHAAALAVAETPPGERTYNPLFIYGGVGLGKTHLMHAIGHHVLKLYPGTKVMYVTSEIFTNELIAAIRDEKTDEFRLKYRNVDVLLIDDIQFLGGKERTQEEFFHTFNTLYEANKKIILSSDRPPKEINTLEDRLRSRFEWGLITDIQPPDFETRIAILSKKCQLEGTPVPQHILEFIASKIETNIRELEGALNKILAYSKLMAPDKEITLDLAEKALKEFIDTNTKKELTIEDIQAEVASYFGIRLEDFKSSRRSRNVAFPRQIAMYLARELTNVSLPKIGEAFGGKDHTTVLHACEKIKELINTDSNTKNTVETIKKRLIHRE
- a CDS encoding extracellular matrix/biofilm biosynthesis regulator RemA family protein, which encodes MFAHIGEDYVINSAELLVILSWDSFVRSEDNLKILENLKAQDRIVVINDDIKKSIIILEVDGRMYGIISPVSPGTIAKRLLNFNLYFENYLDQE